The Staphylococcus carnosus genome has a segment encoding these proteins:
- a CDS encoding trans-sulfuration enzyme family protein, whose product MSLSSETNLIKHHQFPHILAANPPLYDSSTFPTELIGSEVSYDYARSGHPNREVLEEKIAALENADYGIAYNSGIGAISAVFFLLESGDHLIIPNDVYGGTYRLCTQFLPGLNIEVTTVDTTKPEEVEKAIKENTKLIHIETPSNPLFKVTDIKAIADVAKAHNLLLSVDNTFLTPLSQKPLELGADIVSHSATKFLSGHSDLIAGIVVTNNAEVAEQLRFIQNTLGSGLSAQDSWTLTKHLKTLHVRWNQSVQNTQKIIEFLKTRPEITEVYYPGNDEINKKQAENGGAVLSFRLSDPEKVPEFARALKIPQIAVSLGGIQTIVSHPATMSHASVPEDVRNERGITFDLLRLSVGLEDPDELIADFEAALEETYYEPISTNFERERLSS is encoded by the coding sequence ATGTCACTATCATCAGAAACAAATTTAATCAAGCACCATCAATTCCCGCACATTTTAGCAGCCAACCCGCCATTATACGATTCTTCAACTTTCCCAACAGAATTAATCGGATCAGAAGTATCGTACGATTATGCAAGATCAGGTCATCCGAATCGTGAAGTACTTGAAGAAAAAATTGCAGCATTAGAAAATGCAGATTATGGTATTGCCTACAACTCAGGCATCGGCGCAATCTCAGCAGTTTTCTTCTTACTAGAAAGCGGAGATCATCTTATCATCCCTAATGACGTTTACGGCGGAACGTACCGTTTATGTACACAGTTTTTACCAGGATTAAATATTGAAGTGACAACTGTAGATACCACAAAACCTGAAGAAGTGGAAAAAGCGATTAAAGAAAACACAAAGCTGATCCATATTGAAACACCATCAAATCCATTATTTAAAGTGACAGATATCAAAGCTATTGCTGATGTAGCAAAAGCACATAACTTATTATTATCTGTCGATAATACTTTCTTAACACCGTTATCACAAAAACCATTAGAATTAGGCGCTGATATTGTAAGCCATAGTGCTACTAAATTCTTAAGCGGACATAGCGATTTAATCGCAGGGATCGTGGTAACTAACAATGCAGAAGTAGCAGAACAGTTAAGATTTATTCAAAATACGTTAGGCAGTGGATTATCAGCACAAGACAGCTGGACACTGACAAAACATCTAAAAACATTGCATGTACGTTGGAATCAATCCGTACAAAACACACAAAAAATTATTGAATTCTTAAAAACACGTCCTGAAATCACAGAAGTTTATTACCCAGGAAATGATGAAATCAATAAAAAACAAGCTGAAAATGGCGGTGCGGTTTTAAGTTTCCGTTTAAGCGACCCTGAAAAAGTACCTGAGTTCGCAAGAGCATTGAAAATACCTCAAATCGCAGTCAGCTTAGGCGGTATTCAAACAATTGTTTCTCATCCAGCCACAATGTCACATGCTTCAGTTCCTGAAGATGTACGAAACGAACGCGGTATTACGTTTGATTTATTAAGATTAAGTGTTGGATTAGAAGACCCTGACGAATTGATTGCAGATTTTGAAGCAGCATTGGAGGAAACATACTATGAGCCGATTTCTACAAACTTTGAAAGAGAACGTCTTAGTAGCTGA
- a CDS encoding bifunctional homocysteine S-methyltransferase/methylenetetrahydrofolate reductase: MSRFLQTLKENVLVADGAIGTILYSEGIDTCPEAYNITHPKKIEQIHRSYIQAGADVIQTNTYGANFEKLQTFGLEHQVKDITRAAVRIAKKAANEDTFILGTVGGFKGVKQNELSLSTILYHTDIQIDTLIDEGVDALLFETYYDLNELLQVIRATKKKYDIPVIAQLTASNTNYLQDGTEINEALKQVEAEGADVIGLNCHHGPHHMQQSFTHIELPQHALLSCYPNASLLDFENSSIKYSDNASYFGKIAKSLVKEGVHLIGGCCGTTPEHIHYIKEAVEGLEPINEKKVIPIRRKSNHPSIPVQKDNLTTKVKSGPTVIVELDTPKHLDTTKFFVNVTKLDKANVDAITLADNSLATVRVSNIAAASIIKQNYNIEPLVHITCRDRNLIGLQSHLLGLSLLGINEILAITGDPSKVGHLPGANNVYDVNSKGLTELAVRFNQGLNIDGGALKTTTNFNIAGAFNPNVRKMEAAVRRLDKKLDSGMNYFITQPVYTVEKIQEIAEKTAHLDSPFFIGIMPITSYRNAQFLHNEVPGITLPEDVLEQFEAVKDDKQKTKELSLRICRKLVDEVTKHFNGLYLITPFEQVDYSLELATYFKTKTENNQEAII, encoded by the coding sequence ATGAGCCGATTTCTACAAACTTTGAAAGAGAACGTCTTAGTAGCTGACGGTGCAATAGGAACGATTCTTTACTCCGAAGGGATCGATACTTGTCCCGAAGCTTACAACATAACACACCCGAAAAAAATCGAACAAATCCATCGTTCTTACATTCAAGCAGGTGCTGATGTCATTCAAACCAACACTTACGGTGCAAACTTTGAAAAACTCCAAACATTCGGATTGGAGCATCAAGTGAAAGACATTACACGAGCTGCTGTAAGAATTGCTAAAAAAGCAGCCAATGAAGACACCTTTATTTTAGGTACTGTAGGTGGATTCAAAGGCGTAAAACAAAATGAATTATCGCTTTCAACAATTCTTTATCATACAGACATTCAAATTGATACACTCATTGATGAAGGTGTGGATGCGTTATTATTTGAAACTTACTATGATTTAAACGAGCTCTTGCAGGTCATCAGAGCGACAAAGAAAAAATACGATATACCCGTTATCGCACAACTTACCGCTTCTAATACCAATTATCTGCAAGATGGTACTGAAATTAATGAAGCACTCAAACAAGTGGAAGCAGAAGGTGCGGACGTCATCGGTCTGAATTGCCATCACGGTCCGCATCATATGCAACAATCTTTTACACATATAGAACTTCCGCAACATGCATTATTATCGTGTTATCCAAATGCAAGCTTACTTGATTTTGAAAACTCTTCTATCAAGTATAGCGATAATGCATCATACTTTGGAAAAATTGCGAAGTCGCTTGTAAAAGAAGGTGTTCACTTGATCGGTGGTTGCTGCGGTACTACACCAGAACATATTCATTATATAAAAGAAGCCGTCGAAGGTTTAGAACCGATTAATGAGAAGAAAGTGATTCCAATCAGACGCAAAAGCAATCACCCTTCCATTCCGGTTCAAAAAGATAACTTAACTACAAAAGTAAAATCAGGTCCTACTGTCATCGTAGAACTTGATACACCGAAACACTTAGATACAACAAAATTTTTTGTTAATGTCACAAAACTTGATAAAGCCAATGTAGATGCGATTACCTTAGCTGACAATTCTTTAGCCACAGTACGTGTCAGCAATATCGCCGCAGCAAGCATTATCAAACAAAATTATAATATCGAACCTTTAGTGCATATCACATGCCGAGACAGAAACTTAATCGGACTACAATCCCACTTATTAGGTTTATCACTGTTAGGCATCAACGAAATCTTAGCAATTACAGGCGATCCTTCAAAAGTCGGTCACCTGCCAGGTGCTAATAATGTATACGATGTGAACTCTAAAGGATTAACAGAATTAGCTGTTCGGTTCAATCAAGGATTGAACATCGACGGCGGTGCATTAAAAACAACTACTAATTTCAATATCGCTGGCGCATTCAATCCGAATGTTCGAAAAATGGAAGCAGCCGTTCGACGTTTGGATAAGAAATTAGACAGTGGGATGAATTACTTTATCACCCAACCCGTTTATACGGTTGAAAAGATTCAAGAAATCGCTGAAAAAACAGCACATTTAGACTCACCATTCTTTATCGGTATTATGCCGATTACAAGTTATAGGAACGCACAATTTTTACACAATGAAGTACCTGGTATCACCTTACCAGAAGATGTATTAGAGCAATTTGAAGCAGTTAAAGACGATAAACAAAAAACAAAAGAATTGAGCTTACGCATTTGCAGAAAATTAGTAGATGAGGTCACAAAACACTTTAATGGCTTATACCTCATCACACCATTTGAACAAGTAGATTATTCACTAGAACTTGCAACTTATTTTAAAACTAAAACTGAAAATAACCAGGAGGCAATAATATGA
- the metE gene encoding 5-methyltetrahydropteroyltriglutamate--homocysteine S-methyltransferase, which produces MTIKTANIGFPRLGRKREWKKAIESYWAGKTNYDELTTTLNDLHKENLLLQKNYNIDSVPVGDFSLYDHVLDTSLLFNIIPERFQGQEVNDDLLFDIARGTKEHVASALIKWFNTNYHYIVPEWDNAEPKLNRNVLLERFQFAQQLNVPAHPVILGPVSFVQLSRGGDQSFEEKVETLLPLYKEVLQSLVDAGAEYIQIDEPVLVTDNAKELEDITRHVYDYFEKAGLADKLVIQTYFEHVDLEFVNSLPVKGFGLDFVHDRGVNLQQIRDGKLSKDKALYAGIIDGRNVWAADIEAKKDLIEELQQYTDELVIQPSSSLLHVPVSLDDEVLDETIEEGLSFATEKLDELDALKRLINNGDAEKYDQLKAQYERFQNQAFKNLEYDFDSVRTHRESAFPERKKVQDARLKLPELPTTTIGSFPQTKEVRKKRADWKNHRISDEEYNQFLRDEIARWIQIQEDISLDVFVHGEFERNDMVEFFGERLQGFLVTKYGWVQSYGSRAVKPPVIYGDVKWTKPITVEETAYAQSLTDHPVKGMLTGPVTILNWSFERVDIPRQEVQDQIALAINEEVLALEDAGIKVIQVDEPALREGLPLRKEYHEEYLKQALRSFRLATSSVADATQIHTHMCYSQFGEIIHTIHDLDADVISIETSRSHGALIKDFEDITYDLGIGLGVYDIHSPRIPTEEEITVAINRGLKEIDRSLFWVNPDCGLKTRNEDQVKEALSVLVSAVKKLRQEQGQETA; this is translated from the coding sequence ATGACAATTAAAACAGCTAATATCGGATTCCCACGTTTAGGACGCAAAAGAGAATGGAAGAAAGCAATCGAAAGTTATTGGGCAGGCAAAACAAATTATGATGAATTAACAACAACATTAAACGACTTGCATAAAGAAAACCTTTTATTACAAAAGAACTATAATATCGACAGTGTACCTGTTGGAGATTTCTCATTATATGATCATGTGCTAGATACATCGTTATTATTCAACATCATCCCAGAACGTTTCCAAGGTCAAGAAGTGAATGACGACTTACTATTTGATATCGCACGTGGTACAAAAGAACATGTCGCAAGTGCTTTAATCAAATGGTTCAACACAAACTATCACTATATCGTACCTGAATGGGATAATGCAGAACCAAAATTAAATCGCAATGTATTACTTGAAAGATTCCAATTTGCACAACAACTTAATGTCCCTGCACATCCTGTCATTTTAGGGCCTGTATCATTTGTACAATTATCACGTGGCGGCGATCAATCATTTGAAGAAAAAGTAGAAACTTTACTGCCATTATACAAAGAAGTCTTACAATCATTAGTAGATGCTGGTGCTGAATATATTCAAATTGATGAGCCTGTACTTGTTACAGATAACGCAAAAGAATTAGAAGATATTACTCGCCATGTATATGACTACTTCGAAAAAGCAGGTTTAGCAGACAAATTAGTTATCCAAACTTACTTCGAACATGTAGATTTAGAGTTTGTGAACAGCTTGCCGGTTAAAGGCTTTGGTTTAGACTTCGTTCATGACCGCGGTGTGAACTTACAACAAATCAGAGATGGTAAATTATCTAAAGATAAAGCGTTATATGCTGGTATTATCGATGGCCGTAACGTATGGGCTGCAGATATCGAAGCTAAAAAAGATTTAATCGAAGAATTACAACAATATACAGATGAGTTAGTCATCCAACCGTCTTCTTCTTTACTTCATGTGCCAGTTTCATTAGATGATGAAGTGTTAGATGAAACAATCGAAGAAGGTTTAAGCTTTGCGACTGAAAAATTAGATGAATTAGATGCTTTAAAACGTCTTATCAATAATGGAGATGCAGAGAAATACGATCAATTGAAAGCACAATATGAACGTTTCCAAAATCAAGCATTCAAAAATCTTGAATATGATTTTGACAGCGTACGTACACATCGTGAATCAGCATTCCCTGAACGTAAAAAAGTTCAAGATGCACGCTTAAAATTACCTGAGCTGCCAACAACAACAATCGGTTCATTCCCACAAACTAAAGAAGTACGTAAGAAACGTGCAGATTGGAAAAATCATCGTATCAGCGATGAAGAGTACAACCAATTCTTACGTGATGAAATTGCACGCTGGATTCAAATCCAAGAAGATATCAGCTTAGATGTCTTTGTACATGGTGAATTCGAGCGTAACGACATGGTTGAATTCTTTGGTGAAAGATTGCAAGGCTTCTTAGTTACTAAATACGGATGGGTACAATCTTATGGTTCTCGTGCTGTTAAGCCGCCTGTTATCTACGGAGATGTTAAATGGACAAAACCAATCACAGTGGAAGAAACAGCTTATGCACAAAGCTTAACGGACCACCCAGTAAAAGGTATGCTGACAGGTCCAGTTACAATCTTAAACTGGTCATTTGAACGTGTTGATATTCCACGCCAAGAAGTACAAGATCAAATCGCTTTAGCGATTAATGAAGAAGTATTAGCATTAGAAGATGCTGGTATCAAAGTTATCCAAGTAGATGAACCAGCATTACGTGAAGGTTTGCCGCTTCGCAAAGAATATCATGAAGAGTACTTGAAACAAGCATTGCGTTCATTCAGATTAGCAACATCATCAGTGGCAGATGCTACGCAAATCCATACGCATATGTGCTATTCTCAATTCGGCGAAATCATTCATACTATCCACGATTTAGATGCAGATGTTATCTCAATCGAAACGTCTCGAAGCCATGGTGCTTTAATTAAAGACTTTGAGGATATTACGTATGATTTAGGTATCGGATTAGGTGTATATGATATCCACAGTCCACGTATCCCGACTGAAGAAGAAATCACAGTCGCAATTAACCGCGGATTGAAAGAAATCGACCGTTCATTATTCTGGGTAAACCCAGATTGCGGCTTGAAAACACGTAATGAAGATCAAGTAAAAGAAGCATTATCTGTCTTAGTATCAGCAGTTAAAAAATTACGTCAAGAACAAGGTCAAGAAACAGCATAA
- a CDS encoding cyclase family protein gives MSYPLWDQLKALKENKWVDLTHTFDSKSPHFSALEEAYIDTISTVPEDGFFVQRWSVATQYGTHIDAPIHFVEHKRYLHELDLKELVLPLIVLDYSKEVAENPDFRLTRQDLLEWEDQHGRIEPDSFVAFRSDWSKRWPNVEQFENKDAEGNPHAPGWALDALQFLLEERGVKSVGHETFDTDASVDVAKHGDLIGERYVLGQDTFQIELLTNLDQLPERGAVIYTISPKPADAPGFPVRAFAITPEKQ, from the coding sequence ATGAGTTATCCTTTATGGGATCAGCTGAAAGCTTTGAAAGAAAATAAATGGGTCGATTTGACGCATACATTTGATTCAAAGAGTCCACATTTCAGCGCATTAGAAGAAGCATATATCGATACAATCAGTACGGTACCTGAAGATGGGTTTTTCGTCCAAAGATGGAGTGTTGCGACACAATATGGCACCCATATTGATGCACCTATCCATTTTGTGGAACATAAACGCTATTTACATGAGCTCGATTTAAAAGAACTTGTATTGCCCCTTATCGTGCTTGATTACTCTAAAGAAGTAGCGGAAAATCCTGATTTTCGCCTTACACGCCAAGATTTATTAGAATGGGAAGACCAGCACGGCCGCATCGAACCCGATTCATTCGTTGCGTTCCGCAGTGATTGGTCAAAACGCTGGCCGAACGTTGAACAATTTGAGAATAAAGATGCTGAAGGCAATCCTCACGCTCCTGGATGGGCATTAGACGCATTACAATTCTTACTTGAAGAACGCGGCGTTAAATCAGTAGGACATGAAACTTTTGATACAGATGCTTCTGTTGATGTCGCAAAACACGGCGACTTAATCGGAGAGCGTTATGTATTAGGTCAAGATACATTCCAAATCGAATTGTTAACAAATCTCGATCAACTCCCTGAAAGAGGGGCAGTGATTTATACAATCAGCCCTAAACCTGCAGATGCGCCTGGATTCCCTGTCCGTGCATTTGCAATCACTCCAGAAAAGCAGTAA